A genome region from Chengkuizengella sp. SCS-71B includes the following:
- the accA gene encoding acetyl-CoA carboxylase carboxyl transferase subunit alpha encodes MANELPFEKPLIDLRAKINEIRKFGIEKEIDISEEINRLEQRYTDLEEEIFSNLTVSQKILIARHPLRPTTLDYVQHIFDDFIELHGDRSYGDDLAIVGGIAKLNGQPVTIVGHQKGKDTKDNIARNFGMPHPEGFRKGLRLMNQANKFKRPIITFIDTPGAYPGGAAEERGQAEAIAKNLFDMAGFEVPIICIVIGEGGSGGALALGVGNRVLMLENAIYSVSSPEAAASILYKDASKSLLAAESMRITANHILNFGVADDIIPEPKGGAHQNEKEQAEMIKKSILKHLEQLNGLDEFEIKEDRYNKFRKIGSFTMLESVY; translated from the coding sequence ATGGCGAATGAGCTGCCATTTGAAAAACCTCTTATAGATTTACGTGCAAAAATTAATGAAATACGTAAATTTGGAATTGAGAAAGAGATTGATATATCAGAAGAGATTAATCGCCTTGAACAAAGATATACGGACTTGGAGGAAGAGATTTTTTCTAATTTGACAGTCTCACAAAAGATACTAATAGCAAGGCACCCCTTGCGTCCTACCACTTTAGATTATGTTCAACATATATTTGATGATTTTATTGAATTGCATGGAGATCGTTCTTATGGGGATGATTTAGCGATTGTTGGTGGAATAGCCAAGTTGAATGGCCAACCTGTAACGATTGTTGGTCATCAAAAAGGGAAAGACACGAAGGATAATATTGCAAGGAATTTCGGAATGCCTCACCCTGAAGGATTCCGTAAAGGATTGCGATTAATGAATCAAGCAAATAAATTTAAAAGACCTATTATTACCTTTATTGACACCCCAGGTGCATATCCTGGCGGTGCTGCAGAAGAAAGAGGTCAGGCCGAAGCCATTGCAAAGAACTTATTCGATATGGCTGGTTTTGAAGTGCCTATTATTTGTATTGTTATTGGCGAAGGTGGAAGTGGAGGGGCTCTGGCTTTAGGCGTAGGAAATCGAGTTCTTATGTTAGAGAACGCCATTTATTCTGTTAGCAGCCCAGAAGCTGCTGCATCTATTCTTTACAAAGATGCTTCCAAATCTCTTCTTGCCGCAGAATCCATGAGAATAACAGCAAATCATATTCTTAACTTTGGAGTTGCTGATGATATCATTCCGGAACCAAAAGGAGGAGCTCATCAGAACGAAAAAGAGCAAGCTGAGATGATAAAAAAATCCATACTGAAACATCTCGAACAACTTAATGGACTGGATGAATTTGAAATAAAAGAAGATAGATATAATAAATTTAGGAAAATTGGGAGTTTTACTATGCTTGAAAGTGTATATTAG
- the pyk gene encoding pyruvate kinase, with amino-acid sequence MRKTKIVCTLGPASDSLEKTKELIQSGLNVGRLNFSHGDFEEHGKRIINIRKASEELGKTVAILLDTKGPEIRTGKLKEDKVQLVANEYITLTTEEIQGDQNRVAITYDKLPSEVHIGSTILIDDGLIGLEVVEVQDTEIKCQIVNGGLLGSRKGVNVPGVKISLPGITEKDTNDIIFGIEQGVDFIAASFVRKASDVLEIRDLLQRYNAQHIHIISKIENQEGVDNLDEILEVSDGLMVARGDLGVEIPAEEVPLVQKRMIEKCNQAGKPVITATQMLDSMQRNPRPTRAEASDVANAIFDGTDAIMLSGETAQGKYPFQSVQTMARIAEKAESALEYREIFLKQASIQQITVTESISQSVANSALDLNAKAIFTSTQSGYTARMVSKYRPKSPIIAVTPDEQVMRRLSLVWGVNPVKGEQADSTDKMFELAVNSGLKAGYVQFGDLVVITAGVPIGRSGTTNLIKIHHIGKMIARGQGIGSYSVTGKVVAARTPEDANEKVTEGCILVAAGTDKEYVPAMQKASAIITETGGLTSHAAVVGVELGIPVIVNVENALNILKDGMDVSVYSEQGFIYSGKSETL; translated from the coding sequence ATGCGTAAAACAAAAATAGTATGTACTTTAGGACCGGCAAGTGATTCATTGGAAAAAACAAAAGAGCTAATTCAATCAGGGTTGAATGTAGGAAGATTAAATTTTTCACATGGAGATTTTGAAGAGCATGGAAAACGAATCATAAACATAAGAAAAGCTAGTGAGGAATTAGGAAAGACAGTTGCTATTTTATTAGATACTAAAGGGCCTGAAATTAGGACAGGGAAATTAAAGGAAGATAAAGTTCAACTTGTTGCCAATGAATATATTACTTTAACCACAGAAGAAATTCAAGGTGATCAGAATCGTGTTGCAATTACTTATGATAAACTTCCTTCAGAAGTCCATATCGGATCAACGATATTAATCGATGATGGATTAATTGGTTTGGAGGTTGTAGAAGTCCAAGATACTGAAATTAAGTGTCAAATTGTAAACGGCGGTTTGCTTGGTAGTAGAAAGGGTGTAAATGTACCTGGAGTAAAAATTTCTTTGCCTGGTATTACTGAAAAGGATACCAATGATATTATATTTGGAATTGAACAAGGAGTTGACTTTATAGCAGCTTCATTTGTTCGAAAAGCAAGTGATGTATTAGAAATTAGAGATTTATTACAGCGTTATAATGCCCAGCATATACATATTATTTCAAAGATTGAAAACCAAGAAGGTGTAGACAATCTTGATGAAATTTTAGAAGTGTCAGATGGTTTGATGGTGGCACGTGGAGATCTTGGAGTTGAAATCCCAGCTGAAGAAGTACCCTTAGTTCAAAAACGAATGATAGAGAAATGTAACCAAGCAGGTAAACCGGTTATTACAGCTACACAAATGCTTGATTCTATGCAGCGTAATCCTCGCCCAACTAGAGCAGAAGCGAGTGATGTTGCTAACGCGATATTTGATGGAACGGATGCTATCATGTTGTCAGGAGAAACTGCACAGGGAAAATATCCATTTCAGTCAGTACAAACGATGGCTCGAATTGCTGAAAAAGCAGAATCTGCGCTAGAATATAGAGAAATCTTCTTAAAGCAAGCGAGTATTCAGCAAATTACTGTAACAGAATCGATAAGCCAATCCGTTGCGAACTCAGCTTTAGATTTAAATGCAAAAGCTATTTTCACCTCTACACAAAGTGGTTATACAGCACGTATGGTTTCTAAATATCGTCCAAAGTCCCCTATTATTGCAGTGACTCCTGATGAGCAGGTTATGCGTCGTTTATCCTTAGTGTGGGGAGTAAATCCAGTAAAAGGAGAACAGGCAGATTCTACAGATAAAATGTTTGAACTTGCAGTAAACAGTGGTTTAAAAGCTGGATATGTTCAATTTGGAGATTTAGTAGTGATTACAGCTGGAGTACCAATTGGACGTTCTGGAACAACAAATTTAATTAAAATTCATCATATTGGTAAAATGATTGCTAGAGGTCAAGGCATTGGTAGTTATAGTGTAACAGGAAAAGTTGTTGCAGCTCGTACACCAGAAGATGCTAATGAAAAGGTCACAGAAGGATGTATATTAGTAGCCGCTGGAACTGATAAGGAGTATGTCCCAGCCATGCAAAAAGCATCAGCAATTATAACTGAGACAGGTGGACTTACATCACATGCCGCAGTGGTAGGTGTTGAATTAGGCATTCCTGTTATTGTCAATGTAGAAAATGCCCTAAATATATTAAAAGATGGCATGGATGTTTCTGTATATAGTGAACAAGGCTTCATTTATTCTGGAAAATCAGAAACTTTATAA
- a CDS encoding thioesterase family protein, translating to METTEWQKHSVRVRYQETDQMGVVHHGNYLNWFEIGRTEYVRAMGYSYREIEKLGLYLPVVDIQMSFRKPARYDDMIDIYTKVDEFTNKKIIFEVEVRKGEDLLVTGKTVHVWLNSQWRTVRLDEEAPEIFEHLTKGAVVTDKVK from the coding sequence GTGGAGACAACAGAATGGCAAAAGCATTCGGTAAGGGTCAGATACCAAGAAACAGATCAAATGGGTGTAGTACACCATGGAAATTATTTGAATTGGTTTGAAATAGGAAGGACAGAATATGTAAGAGCAATGGGTTATAGTTATAGAGAGATTGAGAAATTAGGTCTATACCTTCCTGTTGTTGATATACAAATGAGCTTTAGGAAACCAGCTAGATACGATGATATGATTGATATATATACAAAAGTGGATGAATTTACGAACAAAAAAATCATTTTTGAAGTTGAAGTTAGAAAGGGAGAGGATCTTCTAGTTACAGGAAAAACAGTACATGTATGGTTAAATTCACAATGGAGAACGGTTCGTTTGGATGAAGAAGCACCAGAAATATTTGAACACCTGACAAAAGGGGCTGTGGTGACTGACAAAGTAAAATGA
- a CDS encoding FxsA family protein: protein MFRLLVVIMIVVPAIEILGLITVGGLIGGFETFILILLTGFVGAFLAKNEGSKVMNQARFEMSNGRVPAGSILDGICIFSGGLLLLTPGFLTDTVGFLLVLPMTRGFFKGWILYFIKKLMSRGTIIRF, encoded by the coding sequence ATGTTTCGTTTACTCGTTGTCATTATGATCGTTGTACCTGCTATTGAAATTTTGGGACTAATAACAGTAGGAGGTTTAATTGGTGGCTTTGAAACTTTTATTTTAATATTACTTACTGGATTTGTAGGTGCTTTTTTAGCAAAAAATGAAGGGTCCAAGGTCATGAATCAAGCTCGATTTGAAATGTCTAATGGTCGGGTTCCAGCAGGTTCTATTTTAGATGGGATATGTATATTTTCTGGCGGACTCCTTTTGCTTACTCCTGGGTTTTTAACAGATACTGTAGGATTTTTGCTTGTATTACCTATGACAAGGGGCTTTTTCAAAGGCTGGATTTTGTATTTTATAAAAAAACTAATGTCCAGAGGAACGATCATCCGTTTTTAG
- the citZ gene encoding citrate synthase yields MTAPTKGLEGIVATTSSVSSIIDGVLTYRGINIDDLAEKGTFEEIVYLLWFGKLPNQTELEEFKNQLVENMVIPNEVLDQIKLFPKDANAMAALRTAVSSLALYDEEAEDMSKEANVRKAIRLQAKIPTIISAFARIREGKEPIQPKKDVSLCYNFLYTLTGEEPDPVAIEALDKALILHADHELNASTFASRVTVATLSDVYSGVTSAIGTLKGPLHGGANEAVMVMLEEIETIENAEPYIEKKLENKEKIMGFGHRVYKTGDPRAKHLQKMSYELGKITGNMKWYDMSTIIDKMITEKKGLKPNTDFYSASVYTSLQIPRDLFTPIFAFSRVSGWTAHILEQLDNNRLIRPRAEYIGPSSQPYVDIENR; encoded by the coding sequence ATGACAGCACCTACAAAAGGTCTAGAGGGTATCGTTGCGACTACTTCATCTGTTAGCTCCATTATCGATGGTGTATTAACATATCGTGGCATTAACATTGATGATTTAGCTGAAAAAGGTACTTTTGAAGAAATTGTTTATTTATTGTGGTTTGGCAAATTACCAAATCAGACAGAATTAGAAGAATTCAAGAACCAATTAGTTGAAAATATGGTGATTCCTAATGAAGTTTTAGATCAAATTAAACTTTTCCCTAAAGATGCAAACGCGATGGCCGCACTTCGTACAGCTGTTTCAAGCTTAGCATTATATGATGAAGAAGCAGAGGATATGAGCAAGGAAGCAAATGTAAGAAAAGCAATTCGTCTACAGGCTAAAATTCCGACAATCATTTCTGCTTTTGCAAGAATTAGAGAAGGAAAAGAACCAATTCAACCTAAAAAGGATGTATCTCTTTGTTATAACTTCTTATACACACTTACTGGTGAGGAGCCAGATCCTGTTGCGATAGAAGCTTTAGATAAAGCCTTAATTTTACACGCTGATCATGAATTAAATGCTTCAACTTTTGCTTCTCGTGTAACGGTTGCAACATTATCTGATGTTTATTCAGGTGTTACATCTGCCATTGGTACATTAAAAGGACCTCTTCATGGTGGAGCAAATGAGGCAGTAATGGTGATGTTAGAAGAAATAGAGACCATTGAAAATGCTGAACCATACATTGAAAAGAAATTAGAAAATAAAGAAAAAATCATGGGATTTGGACATCGTGTTTATAAAACAGGTGATCCTAGAGCAAAACATTTACAAAAAATGTCTTATGAATTAGGTAAAATCACTGGCAATATGAAGTGGTATGATATGTCTACTATCATTGACAAAATGATTACTGAGAAAAAAGGATTAAAACCAAACACTGACTTTTATTCAGCTTCTGTGTACACATCCTTACAGATTCCACGTGATTTATTTACACCTATTTTTGCATTTAGTCGTGTATCTGGTTGGACAGCTCACATTCTAGAGCAATTAGACAACAATCGTTTAATTCGTCCTCGTGCAGAATATATTGGACCATCTAGCCAACCATATGTCGATATAGAAAACAGATAA
- the icd gene encoding NADP-dependent isocitrate dehydrogenase, whose translation MVQFKIYDQPTNGEKITIENGQLQVPNKPIIPFIEGDGTGPDIWAASKRVLDAAVKKAYNGEKEIAWYEVFAGQKSFDKYNEWLPEDTLTAIREYFVAIKGPLTTPIGGGIRSLNVALRQELDLYTCLRPVRYFDGVPSPVKFPELVDMAIFRENTEDIYAGIEYEQGSDEVKKVIDFLQKEMGVNKIRFPETSGIGIKPVSSEGTKRLVKGAIEYAIKHGRKSVTLVHKGNIMKFTEGAFKNWGYEIAEEEFGDKVFTWGQYDRIQEAEGKEAADKAQDDALAAGKILVKDAIADIALQQVLTRPKDFDVIATLNLNGDYLSDALAAQVGGIGIAPGANINYVTGHAIFEATHGTAPKYAGLDVVNPGSVILSGVLMLEHLGWKEAADLIYKGMETAISNKTVTYDFERLMENATKVKCSEFADEIIKHMA comes from the coding sequence ATGGTACAATTCAAAATTTACGATCAACCAACAAACGGAGAAAAAATCACAATCGAAAATGGACAATTACAAGTCCCTAATAAACCAATCATTCCTTTTATTGAAGGAGACGGAACTGGTCCTGATATTTGGGCGGCTTCAAAACGTGTTTTAGACGCTGCTGTAAAAAAAGCTTACAATGGTGAAAAAGAAATTGCTTGGTATGAGGTTTTTGCCGGTCAAAAATCTTTTGATAAATATAATGAATGGTTACCAGAGGATACTTTAACTGCAATTAGAGAATATTTTGTTGCTATTAAAGGCCCTTTAACCACACCAATTGGTGGAGGAATTCGTTCTTTAAACGTTGCTCTTCGTCAAGAATTAGATTTGTACACATGTTTACGCCCAGTTAGATACTTTGATGGTGTTCCTTCACCTGTCAAATTTCCTGAATTGGTTGATATGGCTATTTTCCGTGAGAATACTGAGGATATTTATGCAGGAATCGAATATGAACAAGGTTCAGATGAAGTGAAGAAGGTCATTGATTTCTTGCAAAAAGAAATGGGAGTGAACAAAATTCGTTTCCCTGAAACTTCAGGGATTGGAATTAAACCTGTTTCTTCTGAAGGAACAAAACGCCTTGTGAAGGGTGCAATCGAATATGCAATTAAACATGGACGTAAAAGTGTAACCTTAGTACATAAAGGTAATATTATGAAATTTACTGAAGGTGCATTTAAAAATTGGGGTTATGAAATAGCTGAAGAAGAATTCGGTGATAAAGTATTTACTTGGGGACAATATGATCGAATTCAAGAAGCTGAAGGTAAAGAGGCAGCGGATAAAGCACAAGATGATGCTCTTGCTGCAGGTAAGATTCTTGTGAAGGATGCCATTGCAGATATTGCACTACAACAAGTTCTTACTCGTCCGAAAGATTTTGATGTGATCGCTACATTGAATTTAAATGGAGACTATTTATCTGATGCTTTAGCTGCTCAAGTAGGTGGTATTGGTATTGCTCCTGGAGCGAATATTAACTATGTTACTGGACATGCAATCTTTGAAGCTACTCATGGAACAGCTCCAAAATACGCTGGTTTAGATGTAGTTAATCCTGGTTCTGTCATTTTATCAGGTGTATTAATGCTTGAACATTTAGGTTGGAAAGAAGCTGCTGATTTAATTTACAAGGGTATGGAAACAGCAATTTCTAATAAAACAGTAACGTATGATTTTGAAAGATTAATGGAAAATGCTACAAAAGTGAAATGTTCTGAATTTGCAGATGAAATTATCAAACACATGGCTTAA
- the mdh gene encoding malate dehydrogenase: protein MAIQRKKIAVVGAGFTGATTALMLAQKELGDVVLIDIPQLENPTKGKALDMLEASPVQGFDSNIIGTSSYEDAKDADVVIITAGIARKPGMSRDDLVNTNAGIMKSVCENVKKYCPDSYVIILSNPVDAMTYVAFNTLGFPKNRVIGQSGVLDAARYFTFISQELNVSVEDVHGFVLGGHGDDMVPLVRYTNVAGIPIDKLIPADRIEAIVKRTRTGGGEIVGLLGNGSAYYAPAASLVQMTEAILKDKKRVLPSIAFLEGEYGYDNLFIGVPTILGGDGIEKIIELELTEEEKTALDKSAESVRKVISVVDNG, encoded by the coding sequence ATGGCAATTCAAAGAAAAAAAATTGCAGTGGTAGGAGCAGGATTTACTGGAGCAACTACTGCACTTATGTTAGCTCAAAAAGAATTGGGTGACGTAGTATTAATTGATATTCCACAATTAGAGAATCCTACAAAGGGTAAAGCGCTTGATATGTTAGAAGCAAGTCCAGTACAAGGTTTTGATAGTAATATCATTGGTACTTCTAGTTATGAGGATGCTAAGGATGCAGATGTAGTCATTATTACAGCAGGTATTGCTCGTAAACCTGGCATGAGTAGAGATGATTTAGTAAATACAAATGCAGGTATCATGAAATCAGTATGTGAGAATGTAAAAAAATATTGTCCAGATTCATATGTAATCATTTTAAGTAATCCAGTGGATGCTATGACTTATGTTGCATTTAACACTCTTGGATTCCCGAAAAATCGTGTCATTGGCCAGTCTGGTGTATTGGATGCAGCTCGTTACTTTACATTTATCTCTCAAGAATTGAATGTTTCTGTTGAGGATGTTCATGGATTTGTATTGGGTGGTCATGGGGATGATATGGTGCCACTAGTACGTTACACGAATGTAGCAGGTATTCCAATTGATAAATTAATTCCGGCTGATCGCATTGAAGCCATTGTTAAACGTACTCGTACAGGTGGAGGAGAAATTGTAGGCTTGCTTGGAAACGGAAGTGCATATTATGCACCAGCAGCTTCTCTAGTTCAAATGACGGAAGCCATTTTAAAAGATAAAAAACGTGTATTACCTTCCATTGCATTTCTTGAAGGTGAATATGGATATGATAACTTATTTATCGGTGTTCCTACGATCCTTGGTGGAGATGGAATTGAAAAGATTATCGAATTAGAATTGACAGAAGAGGAAAAAACAGCTTTAGACAAGTCAGCAGAATCTGTTCGAAAAGTGATAAGTGTTGTAGACAACGGCTAA
- the yfbR gene encoding 5'-deoxynucleotidase — translation MMENSHFLAYLYRLRYIKRWSLMRNVVNENVAEHSYHVSLITHVLCTIANEVFDKNINTEKAVCLALFHDATEVFTGDIPTPVKHHNDQILNSFREIEELASDRLMKTVPDVLKPAYEALIQNSESDQELMKYVKAADEIDAYLKCISEFSAGNKEFATAKKDIELSLKSTNMPEVDFFLNSLAPSFEKTLDELSLFSRNKGIQNSEYNS, via the coding sequence ATGATGGAAAACAGCCATTTTTTAGCTTATTTATACCGGCTACGATATATTAAAAGGTGGAGCTTAATGCGGAATGTCGTGAATGAAAATGTTGCTGAGCACTCCTACCATGTTTCACTTATTACACATGTATTATGCACTATAGCAAATGAAGTATTTGATAAAAACATAAATACAGAAAAAGCTGTATGTTTAGCTTTGTTCCATGATGCAACTGAAGTTTTTACAGGCGACATACCAACACCCGTCAAACATCATAATGACCAAATCTTAAATAGTTTTAGAGAAATTGAAGAATTAGCATCAGACCGACTCATGAAAACTGTTCCAGATGTATTAAAACCAGCGTATGAAGCTTTAATACAAAACAGCGAATCAGATCAAGAGTTAATGAAATATGTAAAAGCTGCTGATGAGATAGATGCTTATTTAAAATGTATTTCGGAATTCTCTGCTGGTAACAAGGAATTTGCAACAGCAAAAAAAGATATTGAATTAAGCTTAAAAAGCACAAATATGCCTGAAGTTGATTTCTTTCTAAACTCACTTGCTCCAAGTTTCGAGAAAACATTAGATGAATTAAGTCTATTCAGTAGAAATAAAGGAATACAAAATAGTGAATATAATTCTTAG
- a CDS encoding fumarate hydratase: MKHFEESVYQLIVETSTNLPSDVRKAIKNAKSKENQGTRAALSLSTISNNIRMAESNVSPICQDTGMPTFIVHTPVGANQIEMKKDILTAIKRATQNSKLRPNSVDSLTGENSGDNIGEGTPVIHFEQWEKKDIDIRLILKGGGCENKNIQYSLPMELEGLGKAGRDLDGIRKCIMHSVYQAQGQGCSAGFIGVGIGGDRTTGYELAKKQLFREVDDVNPNPDLQKLEEYVLENANKLGIGTMGFGGEVTLLGCKVGVMNRLPASFFVSVAYNCWAFRRLGVLIDSTSGEINEWIYDKDSDHQANDANQHEIASDKGNNSDQKEVVLQAPITEEQIRDLKVGDVVIINGAMHTGRDALHKYLMENESPVDLNGGIIYHCGPVMAKVDDEYVVKAAGPTTSIREEPYQGDIIKKFGIRAVIGKGGMGAKTLSALKEHGGVYLNAIGGAAQYYAESIKKVDSVDFLEFGIPEAMWHLQVEGFAAIVTMDAHGNSLHADVEKSSLEKLAQFKESVF, translated from the coding sequence ATGAAACATTTTGAAGAGAGCGTTTATCAATTAATAGTAGAAACATCTACCAACCTACCATCAGATGTGCGAAAAGCAATCAAAAATGCAAAATCTAAAGAGAATCAAGGAACGAGAGCAGCATTATCTCTATCTACAATTTCCAATAACATTAGAATGGCTGAATCGAATGTTTCACCGATTTGTCAGGACACAGGGATGCCAACTTTTATAGTGCATACACCTGTGGGAGCTAATCAAATTGAAATGAAAAAAGACATTCTTACTGCTATAAAAAGAGCGACACAAAACAGTAAACTTCGTCCAAATTCTGTAGATTCTTTGACAGGGGAAAACAGTGGGGATAACATTGGAGAAGGAACACCAGTTATACACTTTGAACAATGGGAAAAAAAGGACATTGATATCCGTTTAATTTTAAAAGGCGGAGGTTGTGAAAATAAAAATATTCAATACAGCTTACCGATGGAGCTTGAAGGACTAGGTAAGGCTGGTCGTGATCTTGATGGTATTAGAAAATGTATTATGCATTCTGTGTACCAAGCGCAAGGTCAAGGATGTAGTGCTGGATTCATTGGAGTAGGAATTGGTGGTGACCGTACAACTGGGTATGAACTTGCAAAGAAACAACTTTTCCGTGAAGTGGATGATGTAAATCCTAATCCTGATCTGCAAAAGCTAGAAGAGTACGTATTGGAAAATGCCAATAAATTAGGAATCGGAACGATGGGATTTGGAGGAGAAGTTACTCTGCTTGGTTGCAAGGTAGGGGTAATGAATCGTTTACCTGCTAGTTTTTTTGTATCTGTAGCCTATAATTGCTGGGCATTTCGTCGTTTAGGTGTTTTGATAGATTCTACTTCTGGGGAAATTAATGAATGGATTTATGATAAGGATAGTGATCATCAAGCAAATGATGCAAACCAACATGAAATAGCATCTGATAAAGGGAATAATTCAGATCAAAAAGAAGTTGTTTTACAAGCACCGATTACTGAGGAACAAATTCGCGACTTAAAAGTTGGCGATGTTGTTATTATAAATGGAGCCATGCATACAGGGCGTGATGCATTGCACAAGTATTTAATGGAGAACGAATCTCCTGTAGATCTTAATGGCGGTATTATTTATCATTGTGGTCCTGTAATGGCTAAAGTAGATGATGAATACGTTGTAAAAGCTGCTGGTCCAACAACTAGTATTCGTGAAGAACCTTATCAAGGTGATATTATTAAAAAGTTTGGTATCCGTGCAGTGATAGGAAAAGGCGGTATGGGGGCAAAAACGTTATCAGCATTAAAAGAACATGGTGGAGTTTACTTAAATGCCATCGGTGGTGCTGCTCAATATTATGCTGAATCCATTAAAAAAGTAGATAGTGTCGACTTTTTAGAATTTGGGATTCCAGAAGCGATGTGGCACTTACAAGTAGAAGGTTTTGCAGCGATTGTGACAATGGATGCACATGGAAATAGCTTACATGCAGACGTTGAAAAATCATCACTTGAAAAATTAGCTCAATTTAAAGAATCAGTATTTTAA